A genomic segment from Streptomyces antibioticus encodes:
- a CDS encoding DUF5719 family protein: protein MNRTTLSLIAGTAALAAVTGFAALNQPAAAGPDTARAAAELPVERTSLVCPAPSSSDLAETAYTAFTPVTKGTQDNGSAELLPAGQESTDTGDESGKGDEDDKGEKDGKGGKKKAAEKPLLTQKAPGTPAVGETTGGDAPALLGTAEGQFAPGWTVQATTEVAAGSGRGLLGVTCTPADTEFWFPGVSTAADRTDYVHLTNPDDSAAVADIELYGKDGALQTTVGEGITVPPNSSEPVLLSTLTDEKQDDVTVHVNIRSGRVGAAVQALDDKLGGDWLAASAEPAGSLVIPGIPKDATAVRLIAHTPGDTDADLKVQLASPTGLITPAGHETLHIKGGMTTAVDLGDVTRGEAGSLILTPADRSVPVVAAVRVLRGKGDDQESAFIPAAAPVGTRASAVDNSAKGTTLSLTAPRGTAKVKVTASAGSGGGKAASQTYTIKKGTTQDVELPVPDGLKGTYALTVEPLTDTPVYAARTLTATREGVPGFTVQTLPDDRGTVAVPEADEDVAVLQK, encoded by the coding sequence GTGAACCGCACGACCCTCTCCCTGATCGCCGGCACGGCCGCGCTCGCCGCCGTCACCGGGTTCGCCGCCCTCAACCAGCCCGCGGCCGCCGGCCCGGACACCGCCAGGGCGGCCGCCGAACTGCCCGTGGAGCGCACGAGCCTGGTGTGCCCGGCGCCCAGCTCCTCCGACCTCGCGGAGACGGCGTACACGGCCTTCACGCCCGTCACGAAGGGCACGCAGGACAACGGCTCGGCCGAACTCCTGCCCGCCGGACAGGAGTCGACGGACACGGGCGACGAATCAGGCAAGGGCGACGAGGACGACAAGGGCGAGAAGGACGGCAAGGGCGGCAAGAAGAAGGCCGCCGAGAAGCCCCTCCTGACGCAGAAGGCGCCCGGCACCCCGGCCGTCGGAGAGACCACGGGCGGCGACGCGCCCGCGCTGCTCGGCACGGCCGAGGGGCAGTTCGCGCCCGGGTGGACCGTCCAGGCGACCACCGAGGTCGCCGCCGGCAGCGGCCGCGGCCTCCTGGGCGTCACCTGCACCCCGGCCGACACCGAGTTCTGGTTCCCCGGCGTCAGCACCGCCGCCGACCGCACCGACTACGTCCACCTCACCAACCCGGACGACTCCGCCGCCGTCGCCGACATCGAGCTGTACGGCAAGGACGGCGCCCTCCAGACCACGGTCGGCGAGGGCATCACCGTCCCGCCGAACTCCAGCGAGCCGGTCCTGCTGTCCACGCTCACCGACGAGAAGCAGGACGACGTCACCGTCCACGTGAACATCCGCAGCGGACGCGTCGGCGCCGCCGTGCAGGCCCTGGACGACAAGCTGGGCGGCGACTGGCTGGCCGCCTCCGCCGAGCCCGCGGGCAGCCTGGTGATCCCCGGCATCCCCAAGGACGCCACGGCCGTCCGTCTGATCGCCCACACGCCCGGCGACACCGACGCCGACCTGAAGGTGCAACTCGCCTCCCCCACCGGCCTGATCACCCCCGCCGGGCACGAGACGCTGCACATCAAGGGCGGCATGACGACCGCCGTCGACCTCGGCGACGTCACGCGCGGGGAGGCCGGTTCACTGATCCTCACGCCGGCGGACCGGTCGGTCCCGGTCGTCGCCGCCGTACGCGTCCTGCGCGGCAAGGGCGACGACCAGGAGTCGGCGTTCATCCCGGCCGCGGCCCCCGTCGGCACGCGCGCGTCCGCCGTCGACAACTCCGCCAAGGGCACCACCCTCTCCCTGACGGCCCCCCGCGGCACCGCCAAGGTCAAGGTCACGGCGTCCGCGGGCAGCGGCGGAGGCAAGGCCGCCTCCCAGACGTACACGATCAAGAAGGGCACCACCCAGGACGTCGAACTCCCCGTCCCCGACGGCCTGAAGGGCACCTACGCCCTCACCGTGGAGCCCCTCACCGACACCCCGGTCTACGCCGCCCGCACCCTGACGGCCACCCGGGAGGGCGTCCCGGGCTTCACCGTCCAGACCCTGCCCGACGACCGGGGCACGGTGGCGGTGCCGGAGGCCGACGAGGACGTGGCGGTGCTCCAGAAATAG
- the ahcY gene encoding adenosylhomocysteinase yields MTTVDSRQDFKVADLSLAAFGRKEITLAEHEMPGLMSIRKEFAAAQPLAGARIMGSLHMTVQTAVLIETLVALGAEVRWVSCNIFSTQDHAAAAVAVGPHGTPENPQGVPVFAWKGETLEEYWWCTEQALTWPNSPTGGPNMILDDGGDATLLVHKGVQYEKEGKVPSVDTAENEEHRVILELLNRTITDGSQKWTQLASEIRGVTEETTTGVHRLYEMQRDGELLFPAINVNDAVTKSKFDNKYGCRHSLIDGINRATDVLIGGKTAVVFGYGDVGKGCAESLRGQGARVIVTEIDPICALQAAMDGYQVTTLDEVVDKADIFITTTGNKDIIMASDMAKMKHQAIVGNIGHFDNEIDMAGLAKTPGIVKDEVKPQVHTWTYPDGKVLIVLSEGRLLNLGNATGHPSFVMSNSFADQTLAQIELFTKPDEYPTGVYTLPKHLDEKVARLHLDALGVKLTTLSPEQAAYIGVEVEGPYKSDHYRY; encoded by the coding sequence ATGACGACTGTCGACAGCCGACAGGACTTCAAGGTCGCCGATCTCTCCCTGGCCGCGTTCGGCCGCAAGGAGATCACCCTGGCCGAGCACGAGATGCCCGGCCTGATGTCGATCCGCAAGGAATTCGCCGCCGCCCAGCCGCTGGCCGGCGCCCGCATCATGGGCTCGCTGCACATGACCGTGCAGACCGCCGTCCTCATCGAGACCCTGGTCGCCCTGGGCGCCGAGGTCCGCTGGGTGTCCTGCAACATCTTCTCCACCCAGGACCACGCGGCCGCCGCCGTCGCGGTCGGCCCCCACGGCACGCCCGAGAACCCGCAGGGCGTCCCGGTCTTCGCCTGGAAGGGCGAGACGCTGGAGGAGTACTGGTGGTGCACGGAGCAGGCGCTGACCTGGCCGAACAGCCCCACCGGCGGCCCGAACATGATCCTGGACGACGGCGGTGACGCCACCCTCCTCGTCCACAAGGGCGTCCAGTACGAGAAGGAGGGCAAGGTCCCCTCGGTCGACACCGCCGAGAACGAGGAGCACCGGGTCATCCTCGAACTCCTCAACCGCACCATCACCGACGGCTCCCAGAAGTGGACCCAGCTCGCCTCGGAGATCCGCGGCGTGACCGAGGAGACCACGACGGGCGTCCACCGCCTGTACGAGATGCAGCGCGACGGCGAACTCCTCTTCCCGGCGATCAACGTCAACGACGCGGTCACCAAGTCGAAGTTCGACAACAAGTACGGCTGCCGCCACTCCCTCATCGACGGCATCAACCGCGCCACCGACGTCCTCATCGGCGGCAAGACCGCCGTCGTCTTCGGCTACGGCGACGTCGGCAAGGGCTGCGCCGAGTCCCTGCGCGGCCAGGGCGCCCGCGTCATCGTCACCGAGATCGACCCCATCTGCGCCCTCCAGGCCGCGATGGACGGCTACCAGGTCACGACCCTCGACGAGGTCGTCGACAAGGCCGACATCTTCATCACCACGACCGGCAACAAGGACATCATCATGGCCTCCGACATGGCCAAGATGAAGCACCAGGCCATCGTCGGCAACATCGGCCACTTCGACAACGAGATCGACATGGCCGGCCTCGCCAAGACCCCCGGCATCGTCAAGGACGAGGTCAAGCCGCAGGTCCACACCTGGACCTACCCCGACGGCAAGGTCCTCATCGTCCTCTCCGAGGGCCGCCTGCTGAACCTGGGCAACGCCACCGGCCACCCGTCCTTCGTGATGTCCAACTCCTTCGCGGACCAGACCCTGGCCCAGATCGAGCTGTTCACCAAGCCCGACGAGTACCCGACCGGCGTGTACACCCTGCCCAAGCACCTGGACGAGAAGGTCGCCCGCCTCCACCTGGACGCGCTCGGCGTCAAGCTGACGACCCTCAGCCCGGAGCAGGCCGCCTACATCGGCGTCGAGGTCGAAGGCCCCTACAAGTCGGACCACTACCGCTACTGA
- a CDS encoding metallopeptidase family protein: MDNPVPPPAAGPGPRRRDRHGRGMRGPIAPPQVPLAASRAEVFADLVQDSVERLERRWPQLGEIDFMVLEVPRPAAAGEPWNDEAVPLGGTVPARDGRRARVVVYRRPVEIRTKGRDERAALVHEVVVEQVAELLGLTPETVDPRYGED; the protein is encoded by the coding sequence ATGGACAACCCCGTACCGCCCCCTGCCGCAGGCCCCGGGCCGCGTCGTCGCGATCGTCACGGCCGCGGCATGCGGGGGCCGATCGCGCCGCCGCAGGTGCCGTTGGCCGCCAGTCGTGCCGAGGTGTTCGCCGATCTGGTGCAGGACTCCGTGGAGCGGCTGGAGCGGCGGTGGCCGCAGCTCGGCGAGATCGACTTCATGGTGCTGGAGGTGCCGCGGCCGGCCGCGGCCGGGGAGCCGTGGAACGACGAGGCGGTGCCGCTCGGCGGGACCGTGCCCGCGCGGGACGGCCGGCGGGCGCGGGTCGTCGTCTACCGGCGGCCGGTCGAGATCCGCACCAAGGGGCGGGACGAACGGGCGGCGCTGGTCCACGAGGTCGTCGTGGAGCAGGTGGCGGAGCTGCTCGGGCTGACCCCGGAGACGGTGGATCCCCGCTACGGCGAGGACTGA
- a CDS encoding Trm112 family protein, translating to MPLEAGLLEILACPACHAPLEEQDAELICTGQDCGLAYPVRDGIPVLLVDEARRPA from the coding sequence ATGCCGCTCGAAGCCGGCCTCCTGGAGATCCTCGCCTGCCCGGCCTGCCACGCCCCGCTCGAGGAGCAGGACGCCGAGCTGATCTGCACGGGACAGGACTGCGGTCTGGCGTACCCCGTCCGCGACGGCATCCCCGTCCTCCTCGTCGACGAGGCCCGTCGTCCCGCGTAA
- a CDS encoding SIS domain-containing protein: MLDDSLLDTPEALAEADRRALLRGAAEAGARVRTAARLAAEAGVHELKPDGRPRAILIAGPGAAATCVADLLGTLAGAACPVIRLAPTGVAPAAGALRWELPGWAGSVDLLLIATPDGTEPGLSLLAEQAYRRGCTVAAVAPAGTPLTEAAVAAHGLFVPLATAPYEQDEQPPVAASAPGVLWALLTPLLALLDRIALLSAPADALEKVADRLDQVAERCGPAVATYSNPAKTLAAELADALPVIWTEGVSAGPAGRRFAAALAELAGRPAVVAELPEALAEHNALLAGPLAASADPDDFFRDRVEEAPALHARVVLLRDRPLGGLTAAPSARELALSHDTPISELEPEDGDELVTLAELIATTDFAAVYLALATQS, encoded by the coding sequence ATGCTCGACGACTCGCTGCTCGACACGCCGGAGGCCCTCGCCGAGGCCGACCGCCGCGCCCTCCTGCGCGGCGCGGCCGAAGCGGGCGCGCGCGTCCGCACCGCCGCCCGCCTGGCCGCCGAGGCCGGTGTCCACGAACTCAAGCCGGACGGCCGCCCCCGCGCCATCCTGATCGCCGGCCCCGGCGCCGCCGCCACCTGCGTCGCCGACCTCCTCGGCACCCTCGCCGGCGCCGCCTGCCCGGTCATCCGCCTCGCCCCCACCGGCGTGGCCCCCGCCGCCGGCGCCCTGCGCTGGGAACTCCCCGGCTGGGCCGGCTCCGTGGACCTCCTCCTCATCGCCACCCCGGACGGCACCGAGCCCGGCCTCTCCCTCCTCGCCGAGCAGGCGTACCGCCGCGGCTGCACCGTCGCCGCCGTGGCCCCGGCCGGCACCCCGCTCACCGAGGCGGCCGTCGCCGCGCACGGCCTCTTCGTACCGCTCGCGACAGCGCCGTACGAACAGGACGAGCAGCCGCCCGTCGCCGCCTCCGCGCCCGGCGTGCTGTGGGCCCTGCTCACGCCCCTCCTCGCGCTCCTCGACCGCATCGCGCTGCTGTCCGCCCCGGCCGACGCGCTGGAGAAGGTCGCCGACCGCCTCGACCAGGTCGCCGAACGCTGCGGCCCCGCCGTCGCCACGTACAGCAACCCGGCGAAGACCCTCGCCGCCGAACTCGCCGACGCCCTCCCGGTGATCTGGACCGAGGGCGTCTCCGCGGGACCCGCGGGCCGCCGCTTCGCCGCCGCCCTCGCCGAACTCGCCGGACGCCCCGCCGTCGTCGCCGAACTCCCCGAGGCCCTCGCCGAGCACAACGCCCTGCTCGCCGGCCCCCTCGCCGCCAGCGCCGACCCCGACGACTTCTTCCGCGACCGCGTCGAGGAAGCCCCCGCCCTGCACGCGCGCGTGGTGCTCCTGCGCGACCGCCCCCTCGGCGGCCTCACCGCCGCCCCCTCCGCACGCGAGCTGGCCCTCAGCCACGACACACCGATCAGCGAACTCGAACCCGAGGACGGCGACGAACTCGTCACCCTCGCCGAACTGATCGCCACCACCGATTTCGCCGCCGTTTACCTGGCGCTCGCCACCCAGAGCTGA
- a CDS encoding DUF3499 domain-containing protein: MESRRGPLKSAVPSNVVSPVRRCSRTACGRPAVATLTYVYADSTAVLGPLATYAEPHCYDLCAEHSERLTAPRGWEVVRLLDGSAPARPSGDDLEALANAVREAARPQERRAGAAGGGRGADPMEVARRGHLRVLRSPDN; the protein is encoded by the coding sequence GTGGAGAGTCGTCGCGGCCCGCTCAAGAGTGCGGTACCGTCCAACGTCGTGAGCCCTGTACGTCGCTGTTCGCGAACCGCCTGCGGCCGACCCGCCGTGGCGACGCTGACGTACGTCTACGCCGACTCGACCGCGGTCCTCGGCCCGCTCGCCACCTACGCCGAACCCCACTGCTACGACCTGTGCGCCGAGCACTCCGAGCGCCTCACCGCCCCGCGCGGCTGGGAGGTCGTCCGGCTCCTCGACGGCTCGGCCCCCGCCCGCCCCAGCGGTGACGACCTGGAAGCGCTCGCCAACGCCGTCCGCGAGGCCGCCCGCCCCCAGGAGCGGCGCGCCGGAGCGGCCGGTGGCGGCCGCGGCGCCGACCCGATGGAAGTCGCCCGCCGCGGACACCTGCGCGTCCTGCGCTCCCCGGACAACTGA
- a CDS encoding cation diffusion facilitator family transporter has protein sequence MSASGGTKAIVAALAANLAIAVSKFVAFAFSGSSSMLAEGVHSLADSGNQALLLVGGKKAQREATPQHPFGYGRERYIYAFLVSIVLFSVGGMFAIYEGYEKIKHPHEIEHWYWPVGVLVFAIIAESFSFRTAIKESNPLRGDHSWTEFVRRAKAPELPVVLLEDLGALVGLILALGGVGIALLTGDGVWDGIGTVCIGVLLVLIALVLAAETKSLLLGEAAGTDEVRKIETAIVDGDTVTRVIHMRTLHLGPEELLVAAKIAVRHDDTATEIATAIDAAEARIREAVPIARVIYLEPDIYSETEAAKGPDPAATPGGPVQPSTDH, from the coding sequence ATGAGCGCGTCAGGCGGCACCAAAGCGATCGTGGCGGCACTCGCCGCCAACCTCGCGATCGCGGTATCGAAGTTCGTGGCGTTCGCCTTCAGCGGCTCGTCGTCGATGCTCGCCGAAGGCGTGCACTCGCTCGCCGACTCCGGCAACCAGGCACTCCTCCTGGTCGGCGGCAAGAAGGCCCAGCGCGAAGCCACCCCCCAACACCCCTTCGGCTACGGCCGCGAACGCTACATCTACGCCTTCCTCGTCTCCATCGTCCTCTTCTCCGTCGGCGGCATGTTCGCCATCTACGAGGGCTACGAGAAGATCAAGCACCCGCACGAGATCGAGCACTGGTACTGGCCGGTCGGCGTCCTCGTCTTCGCGATCATCGCCGAGAGCTTCTCCTTCCGCACCGCCATCAAGGAGTCCAACCCGCTGCGCGGCGACCACTCCTGGACCGAGTTCGTCCGCCGCGCCAAGGCACCCGAACTGCCCGTCGTCCTCCTGGAAGACCTCGGCGCCCTCGTCGGCCTGATCCTCGCCCTCGGCGGCGTCGGCATCGCCCTCCTCACCGGCGACGGCGTCTGGGACGGCATCGGCACCGTCTGCATCGGTGTCCTCCTCGTCCTCATCGCCCTCGTCCTCGCCGCCGAGACCAAGTCCCTCCTCCTCGGCGAGGCCGCCGGCACGGACGAGGTCCGCAAGATCGAGACCGCCATCGTCGACGGCGACACCGTCACCCGCGTCATCCACATGCGCACCCTCCACCTCGGCCCCGAGGAACTCCTCGTCGCCGCCAAGATCGCCGTCCGGCACGACGACACCGCGACCGAGATCGCCACCGCCATCGACGCCGCCGAGGCCCGTATCCGCGAGGCCGTCCCCATCGCCCGCGTCATCTACCTCGAACCCGACATCTACAGCGAGACCGAGGCGGCCAAGGGCCCCGACCCCGCCGCCACCCCCGGCGGCCCGGTCCAGCCCTCCACCGACCACTGA
- the manA gene encoding mannose-6-phosphate isomerase, class I has protein sequence MDRLDNTVRPYAWGSPTAIPHLLGTEPTGEPQAEMWMGAHPGAPSRTPRGTLVEIIERDPRHALGAAAVDRFGPRLPFLLKLLAASAPLSLQVHPDLTQAKEGYEDEERRGIPLDAPHRNYKDANHKPELICALTEFDGLCGFRDPLRAADLLDGLGVDSLKPYVDLLHARPEEAALREVLTAILSADPDEMAATVSAAAAACDRLGGDYAPYAGIAHHYPGDPGVIAAMLLNHVRLQPGEALFLGAGVPHAYLDGLGVEIMANSDNVLRCGLTPKHVDVPELLRIVRFEPGDPGILRPEASPDGEEVYETPIDEFRLSRYVLPEGGGTHDLTRSTPQILLCTAGTVRTGDLELAPGQSVFVPAGEHTRVSGAGTLFRATVMV, from the coding sequence ATGGACCGCCTCGACAACACCGTCCGCCCCTACGCCTGGGGCTCCCCGACCGCGATCCCGCACCTGCTCGGCACCGAGCCGACCGGCGAACCGCAGGCGGAGATGTGGATGGGCGCCCACCCCGGAGCACCCTCCCGCACCCCCCGGGGCACCCTCGTCGAGATCATCGAGCGCGACCCGCGGCACGCGCTCGGCGCGGCGGCCGTCGACAGGTTCGGCCCCCGCCTGCCGTTCCTCCTCAAGCTCCTCGCCGCCAGCGCCCCCCTCTCCCTCCAGGTCCACCCCGACCTCACCCAGGCCAAGGAGGGCTACGAGGACGAGGAACGCCGCGGCATCCCGCTCGACGCCCCGCACCGCAACTACAAGGACGCCAACCACAAGCCCGAACTCATCTGCGCGCTCACCGAGTTCGACGGCCTGTGCGGCTTCCGCGACCCGCTGCGGGCCGCCGACCTCCTCGACGGCCTCGGCGTCGACTCCCTCAAGCCCTACGTCGACCTCCTGCACGCCCGCCCCGAGGAGGCGGCCCTGCGCGAGGTCCTCACCGCGATCCTCAGCGCCGACCCCGACGAGATGGCGGCCACCGTCAGCGCCGCCGCGGCCGCCTGCGACCGCCTCGGCGGCGACTACGCCCCCTACGCCGGCATCGCCCACCACTACCCCGGCGACCCCGGCGTCATCGCCGCCATGCTCCTCAACCACGTCCGGCTCCAGCCCGGCGAGGCCCTGTTCCTCGGCGCCGGCGTCCCGCACGCCTACCTCGACGGCCTCGGCGTGGAGATCATGGCCAACTCCGACAACGTCCTGCGCTGCGGCCTCACCCCCAAGCACGTCGACGTCCCCGAACTCCTGCGCATCGTCCGCTTCGAACCCGGCGACCCCGGCATCCTGCGCCCTGAGGCGTCCCCCGACGGCGAAGAGGTCTACGAGACCCCCATCGACGAGTTCCGCCTCTCCCGGTACGTCCTCCCCGAGGGCGGCGGCACCCACGACCTCACCCGCTCCACCCCGCAGATCCTGCTCTGCACCGCCGGCACCGTACGGACCGGAGACCTCGAACTGGCGCCCGGCCAGTCGGTCTTCGTCCCCGCGGGCGAGCACACGCGTGTGTCCGGAGCGGGCACCCTCTTCCGGGCCACTGTGATGGTCTGA
- a CDS encoding phosphomannomutase/phosphoglucomutase, whose protein sequence is MAVDLSQIVKAYDVRGVVPDQWDESLAELFGAAFAQVTGAAAIVVGHDMRPSSPGLTSAFARGAAALGVDVTEIGLCSTDQLYYASGALNLPGAMFTASHNPAQYNGIKLCRAGAAPVGQDTGLTEIRELVERWSETGAPEPAAVPGTVTRADTLNDYAEHLRSLVDLTSIRPLKVVVDAGNGMGGHTVPTVLDGLPLTVVPMYFELDGTFPNHEANPLDPANLVDLQKRVSEESADLGLAFDGDADRCFVVDQRGEPVSPSAITALVAARELARNGGTGTIIHNLITSWSVPEVVREHGGTPVRTRVGHSFIKAEMATSGAIFGGEHSAHYYFKDFWNADTGMLAALHVLAALGGQDGPLSALVAAYDRYTGSGEINSTVADQADRIAAIKAAYADRPDVTLDELDGLTVTSTDWWFNVRPSNTEPLLRLNAEGRDEPTMAKIRDEALAIIRA, encoded by the coding sequence GTGGCTGTAGATCTGTCGCAGATCGTGAAGGCGTACGACGTGCGCGGGGTGGTCCCGGACCAGTGGGACGAGTCGCTCGCCGAACTCTTCGGCGCGGCCTTCGCCCAGGTCACCGGTGCCGCCGCGATCGTCGTCGGCCACGACATGCGCCCCTCCTCGCCCGGCCTGACCAGCGCCTTCGCGCGCGGCGCGGCCGCCCTCGGCGTCGACGTCACCGAGATCGGCCTGTGCTCCACGGACCAGCTCTACTACGCCTCCGGCGCCCTGAACCTGCCCGGCGCCATGTTCACGGCCTCGCACAACCCCGCTCAGTACAACGGCATCAAGCTGTGCCGCGCCGGCGCGGCCCCCGTCGGCCAGGACACCGGCCTCACCGAGATCCGCGAGCTGGTCGAGCGCTGGAGCGAGACCGGCGCCCCCGAACCGGCCGCCGTACCGGGAACCGTTACCCGCGCCGACACGTTGAACGACTACGCGGAACACCTGCGCTCCCTGGTCGACCTCACCTCCATCCGCCCCCTGAAGGTCGTGGTCGACGCGGGCAACGGCATGGGCGGCCACACCGTCCCCACGGTCCTCGACGGCCTCCCCCTGACCGTCGTCCCGATGTACTTCGAACTCGACGGCACCTTCCCCAACCACGAGGCCAACCCGCTCGACCCGGCCAACCTCGTGGACCTCCAGAAGCGTGTGAGCGAGGAGTCCGCCGACCTCGGTCTCGCCTTCGACGGCGACGCGGACCGCTGCTTCGTCGTCGACCAGCGCGGCGAGCCCGTCTCCCCGTCCGCGATCACCGCCCTCGTCGCCGCCCGCGAACTGGCCCGGAACGGCGGCACCGGCACGATCATCCACAACCTGATCACCTCCTGGAGCGTCCCCGAGGTCGTGCGCGAGCACGGCGGCACCCCGGTCCGCACCCGCGTCGGCCACTCCTTCATCAAGGCCGAGATGGCCACCTCCGGCGCGATCTTCGGCGGCGAGCACTCCGCGCACTACTACTTCAAGGACTTCTGGAACGCCGACACGGGCATGCTGGCCGCCCTGCACGTCCTCGCGGCACTGGGCGGCCAGGACGGCCCGCTCTCCGCCCTGGTCGCCGCGTACGACCGCTACACCGGCTCCGGCGAGATCAACTCCACCGTCGCCGACCAGGCCGACCGCATCGCCGCGATCAAGGCCGCCTACGCCGACCGCCCCGACGTCACCCTCGACGAGCTGGACGGCCTCACGGTCACCTCGACGGACTGGTGGTTCAACGTCCGCCCGTCCAACACGGAACCCCTGCTCCGCCTCAACGCCGAGGGCCGTGACGAGCCCACCATGGCCAAGATCCGCGACGAGGCACTGGCGATCATCAGGGCGTGA